The Helianthus annuus cultivar XRQ/B chromosome 16, HanXRQr2.0-SUNRISE, whole genome shotgun sequence genome includes a window with the following:
- the LOC110940925 gene encoding uncharacterized protein LOC110940925, producing MELASEGNFPSELRALINRRFAFKIAICSFNINKKLDGYSVSKLTENPSIIKDLDAHFDVYQAADDEPLGPHASDPTPIVNVNIQDSVSRVVDEDTPMSNLNNSIFTTPSGAHISCSSKMLDNELKRNLEAVYDVDLCSSQSSTKPRQGDCENNEGLKMKAKLED from the exons ATGGAG TTAGCAAGCGAAGGCAATTTTCCGAGTGAGCTGAGGGCATTGATAAACAGGAGGTTTGCGTTTAAGATAGCCATATGTTCGTTTAATATAAATAAGAAATTAGATGGCTACTCTGTTTCGAAGTTGACCGAAAATCCTTCTATCATCAAAGATCTTGATGCTCATTTTGATGTTTACCAG GCTGCTGATGATGAACCTTTAGGTCCTCATGCTTCTGATCCAACTCCAATTGTTAACGTTAACATCCAG GATTCTGTTTCCCGTGTCGTTGATGAAGATACTCCAATGTCCAATTTGAACAACAGCATATTTACTACACCATCTGGAGCTCATATTAGTTGTTCTTCAAAGATGCTGGACAATGAGCTGAAGCGCAATTTGGAGGCGGTTTATGATGTGGATCTTTGTTCTTCTCAGTCTTCAACTAAACCGCGTCAGGGTGATTGTGAGAACAATGAAGGTTTGAAGATGAAAGCAAAGCTGGAAGATTAG